A segment of the Hemicordylus capensis ecotype Gifberg chromosome 6, rHemCap1.1.pri, whole genome shotgun sequence genome:
ACAACTGCTGGAGGAGGGTTGCAGTTTGATACCCCTGGTCTACGACTGTgaatatttgtatcctgcttttcaacagaagttcccaaaatggcttacagaaataaatacaaacaaagaaataaaattaaaaagtagtCTAAAAGAACTTCTGAACCAATTTTTATAACTTTGTGTCTGAACTAGAACTGAACTAGAGAGTAGTTTGATTCCCTGCCAGTGTCTCGGGAGCAAGGGATCACAGTTTGCCAATATTAAACCACTATATTGCATTGTTGGGAAACTGCAGTGGTTTTCCTTCTAAAGGGAGACAGCAGCATGGAATTGCTGAAGATGAAATTGCTGAACTAGAATGTATCCACaagtttaattgtatttatttaggaCTTGGTTGCAACCAAAGTTTCCTCTTCCACTATGGGTGTTAAATTGGCACAGTAAAGTTAGGAAGATAGTGTTAGTGCCAATTCCTGTTGTTATTTATGAAGGGTCACTGTGTGCTTATCTTGTATATGTTTAAGCTTTGCAAAGATAGATCACAGAGCATTCTTCTTGCATTTCAGGGCTTTTTGAGCTTCCAACGTTTCCCCCCTTGTACTGTATATCCATGTATATTCAATTGAGGATAACATTCATCAGATGCAGGACTAGATTCTAGGCCACAAAAGCTTATACCTTAATAGATCTGTTTGTCTTTAACATGCCACAAGACTTTTTGTTCTGCTATAACAGACTTAACATGGCTTCCGCTCTGGAATCTTTCCCCAGTAAATGCAGTTATCATAGGTGCTGATGGCTGTAGAGATGGCAACTTGGCTGGTCAGCAGTGGTGGCTCAAGGTCTTTGTGTGCCCCAGGCAGTGTGCTAAATGCCGCTCTCTTGGTGTGCACCCTTCTCCCCCTCTTTTACAAAGCAAGGGGCAGAAGGccatctggccacctcactggtgccccaatactctgctgcctgaggcaaccatttCACTTTGCCTTATGGAAGGACTGCCCTGCTGATCAGGCCTTCTGGTGATTTGGGGAAAGGGCTTCAGTGTGCTGCATAGCTCCCCGCTGGCCACATGCCTTGAATAAGCTGAATACATTATGCAAGATACACAAATAGATACCACTAAGTTAAAGTACTTAATTTCAGCAGGTTGCAGAATTATTTTATTGACACACATCTGTTTCCCCCCATAAAGCAAACACATTATATGCCTCTCAGTTTAtactttccctctgcagcccccagACTCCCCCCAAGGAAGCCTATCGTGCGGCGATGGTGCTCTCTGGTGCAGGGGATGCCCTTGGATATCGCAACCAGCTCTGGGAGTACTGCACCTCAGGGCCCCAGATCCACCAAGAGCTCCAAGAAATGGGGGGGCTCAGCAAAGTTCGTGCGGCTCTTCCTGATTGGCCTGTCAGTGATGACACTGTGCTGCACCTGGCAACGGCTGAGGCTCTGGCCACAGGTGAGTAGCAGGAAAGGCCTAGCCATTATGGATATGCTTCCCACTGACACTTGGGGAATAACCTGTCTCTTTCACAGCAGAACAAGGTAGTGAGATGGACTGAACTACTTCACACTGTAGAGGGGGGGGTGTCACATTTCTGAATGCTCCTCTATGTTAATAAGTCCCTACAAGCAGACAACTAGCACAGCAGGCAAATGGCTGGGTGGGGAGCCTTTTTCCCTGAGCAGCTACTTTTCTGCTTGCAAGGTGTTATGTGGAGAAGTCGTCAAGAGTGGTATGGCCTGCCTGTAGTCTAGAAATACTCCATTCTACCACTTCATTTTGCTGCATCCAGCAGCTCAATATGGGCCTGGTTTATACTTGCAGCAGAACAAGGTAGAAGAGGCTTGAAGTAGTAGAATGGGACATACCATGTCACTGAACAGAGAGGTCACATTTTTCATTGTTCACCTATGGAAAAGTTACCTGCTGCAAGTAGAAAATTAGCACAGCAGCAAACAGTCTGGGATAGAACCTGCTTTTGTctaaagagcaattaaaatgatATCGCCCACCAGCAGTCGGAAGAGATTAAGTCCCCTCTACCTCTTCAAAATTCTTCTATAATATTCACATTTTGCTATATAGAAGGACCTTGGTATCTGCGGGAATTCCATTCTGAGCTAGTGCTGCGGATTCCGAAACTGTGAATACTgaggcattaagtcaatgggatagcaggggttaggttccaaagggCATGGGAAATtgcaaaaaataaacacaaaaaacTCCAAATAAAGTGCTCTGCTGTGTGCCACAGGTCCCCAGcattcagcaatgccccccaaatgtcTCAATTCTGCCATTTTTTGGGTGGAAAGTTGCAATTTTTAAACAGTTTGTTCTTTGGAAATGAGCCACAATATGGCTCCGGTTCTCATAATGGCAGCCtggaatgacctcagaggtcatttctggccacccccaatacgtggattttaaccctttaaaaaccCGGTTTCCCTCTCATATAGCAAGTTGGGGTGCCATTCACCCGACCATGGATACGCAAATCCAGGGATGCCAGATCTGCAAATAACAGGGTCCTACTGTATGTGTAACTCCATTCTTGTAGTAGCCACATTAAGTATCCCTAGCCTTGTTTTGGTGTTCACTGAATGCCTGAGCAGGGCTCCTGTTCCCACTTAATGGAAGAGTGTTGGGACAACCTTGTTACCGGGGATACTCTGCTTTGGTTGGGGAagtctggttttattttatttttaattgtagaaGGCATGTGCTTGAGACCTGGAGTGGCTGAGCCTTCAAATTGGAAACATGGTTTAAAATTGCTGTCTAATCCAGTATTGCAGTCTAAAATTGCAGTCCAATCCAGTATTGGTAAGCAAGGCTGCACTGATGacataaagaacataagaacagtgttgctggatcaggtccaaggtccatccagtccagcattctgtttcacacagtggcctaccagatgcttctggaagcacACAAGCaatagctgagggcatgccctctctcctgctgtttctcccctgcaattggtatttagaggcatcttgcctctgaggctggaggtggcctatagccactggactagtagccattgatagacctgtcctccatgaatttgtctaagctgcttttaaagccatccaaactagtggccatcaccacatcccatggcagataattccatataattatacgctgtgtggaaaagtacttccttttgttggtcctaaaattcccagccttccgtTTTATGGAATggcccctggctctagtgttgtgaaagggAGGAAAATTTATTTCCgtccactctctctcctccatgcattattttatacacctctatcatgtctcccctgacATTTGTGGCAGTAGCATAGCCACCATTTTGTAGTAGTGGCTGCTGAGGCAAAAATTTCTATTTCCTAACCAGGGActtttatacacagcaggctttaccatgagtttactgggaggctttactgcaaactcattGTCACCCCAAAacgatgcaaatagtggattttttttaccttggatataaatcgggcgacactctaacgtgcagtgaaaaacctgaatgtgtgtgaactgctcctcgatAACTTGCAGGCACTTTGGGCTagatctggccgatatgtgaacacacctccTCCATTCAgaagagatgtgagttaaaggactttagaagccctgtgtggaaaaactTCCAGTGGTGATCTGATTGCTAGGAAATAATAGTTTCCTGACAGTGCTAAGGTGCATTCAAGTCAATTCTGTTCAATTCGTCTTCAGTTCATCAAGTTTCATTGAAAGGGGCAGGTCATGAGCCCTCCAGTAATGGTCAAAACTGAAAGCAAACCTGCTGTTTACGTACTTGGCCATTTCCACCATGGAACATCCACCTATGGCTCAGGCTCAGTGGATATGTTTTAGAAGTGGGTATATAAATTAAGATATGCAATGTAAAATTTGCAGATGTTGCGAATATGGAAAGGGGCAGGCAACAATCCTAGCTAAAGAGAAACATTGATGGGTTTGGCAAGGCTGGTCTGATGGTGACATAGATTGAGGTCCTGCTTTAGGTGGCATGTTTGGGAAACAATGTAGGAGAGGGTAAATTTTGGGCACATTTTGTCTAAAAATGTACTCCTTCAGGGGTCCTAATCCTGTATGTGTTAATGCAGTGGGCAggggtaaacaaacaaacaaacaaataattatattaaaatttgaGGGGCTAGAGCAGGCTTTaaaggaaaccatttttatttgtGTTCCCTGTACCTCGTTCAGGGAAGGATGGTGAACCACTATTCCAGGATCTGGCCAAACGTTATGTGGAAGCCATGAATGATATGGAGGGCCGGAAGCCAGGGCCCACGAGCATTCTGGGTAATGTACATCAAGAGCTTCCTTGTATAATTTACAGAAATCCAAttctgctaaaaaaaaccccaaaaaaactCTTTGATGTTTGGCTAGggctttttgtgtttttttttaaatgaaggaaatgttaaaatattgattttggtaataatagtaataataacagtacataaactttatttgttagcctccccatgacagattgttctctgggcaagCTCAGATAAACACTGTTGTGATCAGGAAAGGGTGATTTCCACCTCTCCTTGTCAAGGAGGTGTTTCTTTTCCAAGTTTCTTTTCTGTTACTGCCGCCATACTTAATGCAAAGGAATACACAATAGTTGCTACTACTTTTCTCCTTGGGAATTGAAAATGATGAAGAAGAATGGTAGCCCCTGCCCGCTTTAGTCACTGTGGGAGTGTTCCCTGCATAGCTGGGCTTCTGTCCTATTCCCTGTTGTCTCAAGAATAGTAAAATGATAATGAGCATTTCATTGCATTTTTCCAAAGCACTTCATGTATGTTTCCTCAACAGTCCTTAAAACAGCCCTGTCTTTATATCCTCTTACTTATTAACAATCTTCTTATCTCCATATTGCAAACAAAGGGTTGAAGCTGAGACTCGGTGACTGGCTAGAAGCCAAGTCTGAGTTTGTGGCTGAGGTAATATTGAACTAGGGCATCCTGGCTTGCAGCCTACACTTTTTAACCACTAGCCTCACACTAGCACTACACTGAGGGCCCAACTCAGTGAGATGCTCAGTTGCATGTACTGTGTCTCCAACCTCTATTTAAATTTTATAAAATGCAACCAATGTGGCTGAATGAATGGGGTGTGGGTGGATGAAATAACTTCTTAACCTCTTTCTCACTGGTGAGTTTTCTGCTAAAATTGCCCCTCCTGGTGGATTTTCCCATgtgggaggcggtgggggggtgaGAAGGGACTTGAGGGAAGGGCTGGTTTAAAGTAGAAAAATCAGCAGAGGGGAAAAGGAGAAGAGGTTGGGGCTGCAACTTTTAGCAGAACAATAATCAGAGGGGAAAGCAATTAAGTAGAAAGGTGGTTTTTAGTGGGGAAACCACTGGAATGGGGGGAAATTGTTATGAAGtccctttccctccttccttgcaTGAATCTTCTGTTTTAGATGGCAGTCTCTCCACGGCCGCATtataaaatgtggggtgggggggattcgaGGCCGAACTACACACAACCTGGCATCCTATGTAGCTTGGCTTTTAGACATCTCTCTTTGTCTCCTGTCTGCAGGAACATCCCAGTTGCATCCAGGAGAGCCAAATGGATACCGCATTCCCTTCAATCCCAATGCGACAGGCTGTGGTGCTGCCATGCGGTCCATGTGCATTGGGCTTAGGTAACATGGTGCACGGTGGGGATGAGATAAGCTTCAGGCCAAGAGCAACTCTCTATTGACTCCTGGCTAACATCTTTTCCAGGTATCCACGTCCCTCAGATCTGACTGCCTTGGTTCAAGTTAGCGTAGAAAGTGGAAGGATGACGCATCATCACCCCACAGGTATGTGGGACAGCACCCCCATAATAGGATGCCTTCCAAGGACAAAATAACTGAAGGGAAAGATGGGGGAGCTTTGTCCAGGACAGTGAAgctgttgtgtatgtgtgtgagagagtgagtgagagattTATTTGGCTTAGGGAAGGGGTGACTAACCtgggactctccagctgttgtggctggggatgatgggagttgtagtccagcaagagctggagagcctctgGTTAGGCACCCCTGGCTTAGGGAGGTCTGAAGGTGAGGAAAGATGTAACACTTTAGCTTTTGTTCATAGTGAGTTCTTAACTGAAGTTCTTGACTTTGACATTTTCATACATATATGCTAGCAAATGAATGCTAGTTcagaccttgacaaattttctttgcatctaggagccagcccaaacatttaggagtcagacagtggacacttgacaaaattaccagacttagtgatggacattggagtggagagggtaaacatgtttttctttcccccctgtacaagtaacatacttggaacagaaacagggctgtctgggacgaaaaaagattttattaaataactctgttGCTGAATATTCTAGTTAGGAGGACTACTATCAACACACTCATGAAGGAAGTGGGGCATAGGGGAGCAGACCTCATATTTTTTCATAACTTAAGTAAGTtctataaatacatatatttggAAAGTATACTACTTAAACATGCCTCCTTCAAAAAGCTAAAAAATATATACGGTACACcataggaaaaaagaaagaaatacattTTCTGTTCATGGGGAAAGTGTTCACATCTTTATGTCTTGGGTTATCCCACTTATCTAATTCACTGCATGTACTCCAGACCTCCCAAGTGATGCTACAAATAGCAATGAATTATGTTAATGTTTGGAGATGGTCATCATCCCGCAAAATAGTAATAAACTCCCTGAGTCTACTTCTAAACTGTCACCCCAGATTTATAGACCTGGACTCATTTCAATTCCTGTCTAGCTGTCCATAGGCAAAAAGAATCCTGGTCACCTGTGCCAACCCACCCTTACACTTAAGCTCATTTGGGGGCGAGGGGGCAGATCCTTTCCATAAATACAAGATCTATCAGAGTGTTTAAGGACTGCACCATACTACCATTAATTGCTGGGGAAATTAAAagcaaaagtggctcagggcggtttacacacagagaaataacaaataaataagatggatctctgttcccaaagggctcatagtctaaaaagtaacataaaacagccaccagcaacagcccctggagggatgctgtgctgcgggtggatagggccagttactctccccctgctaaataaagagaatcaccaccttaaaaggtgcctctttgccaagttagcaggggttaatggaTGCAGAGTGCCAAACTGACCTAGGTAGGAAGCCAAATCTCCCTATCTCTGAAAGCCTAAGGTATATAGTGGCACCTGCCACATATCTAATGTGGCTAGAGACCCCTAACCACAGAAGACCCTTCACCCTGGCTCACTGCAGTGCCCTCCCTTCGGCTGTATTGGGTAGAAGATACAAGAAGATCTGTGCCCCTGCGACATtgggcaagttgaaaccactGAGCACATCCTCTTACACTGCCCATTTTATAGAGACATCCTAAATACCTTCATTCCCCCGCTACTTACAAGGTTGCCAGACTGCTCAAGCCAGTTCAGCGTCTCCCTACTACTCTCCAACTGCAACCCTATTATAACacacaatgttgccaagttctgcgcAGCAGCGTGCAAGATTCACCGGGATCTGACTGCCATCAAGAATGAATTAAGCCCAACATAGTCCATACCTGCACTGTTGTCTCTCCTACCCAGTTATACAGTTctcattttatcatattttaatcaaattttaatTCTAATCTTAACTTTTTATAACTTCTCATAGATTTTAGTTTTATGCTCACTTAGCCTTTTtgcattttatcatattttatattttatcatgtttttaaaaatatgttttatatttttattttaccatgttttaattaattttatgacATTGTATGGTTCTTAGTTCAATCTTTACAGTTAATCTTTTCTTCAAGCACAGACTGTTTTTAATGccactgtttttatgctttaactgatgctggtcaaagactgaaataatgattgattgattgattgattatgtctTGGGTTCAGCAAAAGAATTATTGTTTAAGTGTAGGTAAACAAGAACCCCCCATACCCCTTTTTCCTCCCCACTTCACCCTCGGGGCATGCTCTGAGGCCTGCAGCCTCTACCACCATTTCTGCTACTGCTGTTCTAGCTCTGTGCACCACACGACCCATTGGTGCTTTCCTGGAAACAAATAGTGGGAGTTGTCATGAGAGTATCATGGGTTTAGACTGCATGCAAGTAGAAAGATGTGTATTGTTTTGTGGGTCTAGCCACAAGACTCTATAGTTGTCTAGAGTTTTTAGTTTATATGTCATAGGATTACCTAGGAGTGCACCTGATTTTGTGAGCTCTCACCCCATCCAGTTGGCAGCTCTGCTCCATTGTTCAGTTTAGATTCCCATCCTTATAGCTAGGAGGGggaattttgttttttgtaaacaaCTTTCATTGTTAGCGGAAGCACAGATCTATCACCCAAGGAAGTATCAGCCAGCACCCACAATCTTCATCAAGCATCTACCATGCCTGTAATCTTCACTTTGAACTGCAAAACCCCACAAGCGGAGGCTCTTGAGAATGTAAGTCACTTGCATGCTTGGAAGTTAAAGCAAGTCTTAAAAACCAGCTGGGAATTGATCCTTTATTCGAGTGAGTGCTTGCTTGGTATCCCAGGATAGCTATGATAAAGTGCAGGGCTTGGGGCATGGCAGTACAGATGGTCAGGCCACCAGCAAGTAAGCGAGCCTGTATGCCGGCACCAGTGAGTCAGAGTGTGGAAagctggaacagcagcagtggcagatgTCAGAGTATGCTCTGGGAGGGGGAGGCGGGAAGAAAAAAGGtgttgtgctcccccccccatggtgGGCTGGGGGGAGAAACGCACAGCCCAGAACCTCCTCCTGTCcacagagcagcaacagcaagcCTGGATGTTTGAACAGCCAGCCTCCTTACCCTTTCTTGGCCAGCATCCTCCTACTCCAAAGTTGCGCCAATCAGTATGTCCTGCTCCCACCCTGCAAAAAGGAAGGGGGCCTGCTTGCCTACATGATGAagctggaggagaaggaaggcatGCCCAGGAGGACTTTGAAAGGGAAAAGAGGAGGCAGGAAAGGGAGTGTAACAGCAGGTAGGCAATCGTGGGCTCAGACCCAGGGGCAAAATTACTATGAAGCTCTCATTGAGCTAGTTTGCTCCAGGTGCCATGGTTatatttctaggcaccatggtgcCCTGGCATCTGGGATTTATTGAGCCTTGAGCTAGTTCCCTTGTCAGTCTtaccactcccatcatgcctCAGGCTTCAGATGAGCTACTGGCCAGCTTTCCCCCAAAGCAGCTTATTTATGTTTATTGCTGTATACCTTTAAAGTTTTTCAACATcattcagcacacacacaaaatgtgtgtgtgtgtgttcgggggAAGTGTTTAAAATGGTTGCAAAATTGTTCTGGGGACTGAGAATGGTAGATGGGTTGGTGATATCACAGGCGCTAGGCAATTGGTATCTTCCATAGTCGGCTTTTTTCCCCCTGATTCAAACTGAAACACACAAAGCTTAACTTTCAAAGCTTACCCAGGAACAGTAAAATATATGTTTGAACTGAACATGAGGGTGCTTTTTAACTGTTCTTAAAATGTTAATCTGCTTTCACACTTTTTTCAGATACCTACCAAAGCCATGGCACTCACTGGCAGCCTTGGGCAGGTCTCTTTAACTCAGGGATGTTGTGAAGCTAAAATGGGAGTCTTGCACATATGCTGCATGGAGCTTCTTAGAGAAAGCACAGGAAACAAATGTGAAAATAGCAGGTCAGGCCTGAAGGATGCTAATTTTTTCACCTCCTCTGTTGCAGGATACTTGGGTGCCCTGGCCGCTGCCTTATTCACTGCTTATGCCGTACAACGTCTCCCCCTTGAGCGCTGGGGGTCAGGATTGCTCAAGACCGTGCCCGTCGCCCTAGAGTATGTCCAGGCTACTGCAGTTGAGAGTGACTCCAATGTAAGTGCCTGGGCCTATTTCCAGGAGAAATGGGAATGGTGAGTATTTTGTGGGGAGTGATAGAGAAGAGGGATAGTATGGTGGATAGAGGGTTGGGTTTAgagcagggagacccaagttcaaatccttgttcagccatgaaacttactgggtgactctaggccagtcactgatctctcaccctaacctacctcacagggttgctgtgaggagaaacataagcaagtacaccattctgggcttcttagaggaagaatgggatataaatgtaaaaaataaataaaactaggatTATCAACATTTTAGGATAGTACAATTCTAAAGCCATCTGTAGGGCTGCTTAAGGGTCCACCATCAAGGGTCT
Coding sequences within it:
- the LOC128331547 gene encoding ADP-ribosylhydrolase ARH1-like isoform X2; the protein is MSEYALGGGGGKKKGVVLPPPWWAGGRNAQPRTSSCPQSSNSKPGCLNSQPPYPFLASILLLQSCANQYVLLPPCKKEGGLLAYMMKLEEKEGMPRRTLKGKRGGRKGSVTAGYLGALAAALFTAYAVQRLPLERWGSGLLKTVPVALEYVQATAVESDSNVSAWAYFQEKWEWYLSDRGLADGRGPARFPPAYSPAERDVIYKTFSLDGWAGRSGHDAPMIAYNALLSAGDSWEKLCSHAMFHGGDSDSTGVIAACCWGIAHGFSGVPEGNHMELEYRDRMVTAADQLYDLAWGQRPV
- the LOC128331547 gene encoding ADP-ribosylhydrolase ARH1-like isoform X1, with the protein product MEGVPQTPPKEAYRAAMVLSGAGDALGYRNQLWEYCTSGPQIHQELQEMGGLSKVRAALPDWPVSDDTVLHLATAEALATGKDGEPLFQDLAKRYVEAMNDMEGRKPGPTSILGTSQLHPGEPNGYRIPFNPNATGCGAAMRSMCIGLRYPRPSDLTALVQVSVESGRMTHHHPTGYLGALAAALFTAYAVQRLPLERWGSGLLKTVPVALEYVQATAVESDSNVSAWAYFQEKWEWYLSDRGLADGRGPARFPPAYSPAERDVIYKTFSLDGWAGRSGHDAPMIAYNALLSAGDSWEKLCSHAMFHGGDSDSTGVIAACCWGIAHGFSGVPEGNHMELEYRDRMVTAADQLYDLAWGQRPV